One Dialister invisus DSM 15470 genomic region harbors:
- a CDS encoding plasmid partitioning/stability family protein → MIYAEFFRRKTVRATIISAAIIPTTNPRIPYLIAAFLRSTGTTDG, encoded by the coding sequence CTGATTTACGCAGAGTTTTTTCGACGCAAAACTGTCAGGGCAACCATAATCTCTGCAGCAATTATCCCTACCACAAACCCAAGAATCCCATATTTAATAGCAGCCTTCCTCCGATCTACAGGCACAACAGATGGATAA
- a CDS encoding flippase produces the protein MRLKEIGRLWENIFSMVTLRGMEYILSFLLVPYLLRTLGPANYGAIAFMQGIAAYYNLFIDFGFNLTAPRKLARSPVEGIPRIFSIFMWSKVLLLVIVTVAFGILLWGADRIGIISLNPYLFAAIYTAVIGNVLFPVWFFQGIQEMRYITTINLLGRFFCILGIFTLVNTEADFVLAAFLQSCTPCIAGFLSLILISRRYRGAWRCPAFQEIRSAVKEAKQIFISNLAISLYTNTDIIVLGILTNDTVVGYYSGADKLLNCIKRGVSAVNDAVYPYISQTLTVDRNQAIRFLRKQMMVYVAGGIVGGMILLFGAPLFIPWLLGSKYVASILPLQIMSFVPLMVALSNIFGYETMLPFGMEKIYSRILVLASFVNLVIIGPFVWIYQESGVSMAMFITETFITIVQGYVLHKRGILL, from the coding sequence ATGAGGTTGAAGGAGATTGGGCGGCTCTGGGAAAATATTTTTTCTATGGTCACGTTACGTGGTATGGAGTATATCCTGTCTTTTCTTTTGGTGCCATACCTTCTTCGCACACTTGGACCTGCTAATTATGGAGCCATTGCTTTCATGCAGGGAATTGCTGCATACTATAACCTCTTTATTGATTTCGGCTTTAACCTGACAGCACCGAGAAAATTGGCCCGTTCACCGGTAGAGGGAATCCCCCGTATTTTCTCTATATTCATGTGGTCAAAGGTGTTGTTGCTGGTTATTGTTACTGTTGCTTTTGGTATTCTCCTATGGGGAGCAGATAGAATTGGTATTATTTCATTGAATCCGTACTTATTTGCTGCTATATATACTGCAGTTATTGGGAATGTGCTGTTTCCTGTCTGGTTCTTTCAGGGAATCCAGGAGATGAGATATATCACCACTATTAATCTTCTGGGTCGTTTTTTCTGCATTTTGGGGATATTTACATTGGTAAACACGGAGGCTGATTTTGTATTAGCAGCTTTCCTGCAATCCTGCACACCATGTATTGCGGGTTTTCTCTCTCTTATTTTGATTTCTCGTAGGTATCGGGGGGCGTGGAGATGTCCTGCTTTTCAGGAGATTAGGTCTGCAGTCAAGGAGGCCAAACAAATCTTCATCTCCAATTTAGCCATTAGTTTATACACAAATACGGATATCATAGTATTAGGAATTCTGACTAATGATACTGTGGTTGGTTACTACAGCGGAGCAGATAAGCTTTTGAATTGTATCAAACGAGGGGTCAGTGCTGTCAACGATGCGGTTTATCCCTATATCAGTCAGACGTTGACGGTAGATAGAAATCAAGCCATCCGTTTCTTACGAAAGCAAATGATGGTTTATGTTGCTGGTGGTATTGTTGGCGGAATGATTCTTTTATTTGGTGCACCCCTCTTTATTCCATGGCTGTTGGGGTCGAAATACGTGGCTTCTATCCTCCCACTGCAAATCATGTCATTTGTACCACTCATGGTGGCACTTAGTAATATTTTTGGGTATGAAACGATGCTTCCATTTGGAATGGAAAAGATTTATAGTCGTATTCTTGTTCTTGCATCTTTTGTAAATTTGGTCATTATAGGACCTTTTGTGTGGATATATCAGGAAAGTGGGGTATCTATGGCTATGTTTATCACAGAAACCTTTATCACAATAGTACAGGGATATGTCCTTCATAAAAGAGGGATTTTACTTTGA
- a CDS encoding acyltransferase family protein has product MEKLDSLQGLRFLGFFLIFLNHAGWLLWKTKYFDFGARGVEIFFVLSGFLVAYNYQDADFAYDLKSSFKYMWSKLQKFYVLHMLTFLVVLCYMERHGFKYPDGVHGFIRDVFLNITLLKGWYDPAKFTFNGVTWFLSCILFIYFCVPHIIDFFKSKKWRGTALLSFLILFMLKMTFDTMGYKMGMNPWSGVFGWYCNPAYRLFDFLLGYTGFLVLSGFSGELSKKKASLLQVSMLIFYFAACRLFDTQWVPAPFILLTVLLIFTFTLSGGIFDKLFGNKLLIHLGNISFELYIVHQVNINLMNHILDELLDHNHLAVFLILLVISILMAEFFYWKPVKEFITKTIW; this is encoded by the coding sequence TTGGAAAAATTGGATTCGTTACAGGGACTCCGTTTTCTTGGTTTCTTTCTTATTTTTCTAAATCATGCCGGATGGCTGCTGTGGAAGACGAAGTACTTTGATTTTGGTGCCAGAGGCGTTGAAATCTTTTTTGTGCTGTCCGGATTTTTGGTGGCCTATAACTACCAGGATGCAGACTTTGCCTATGACCTGAAGTCATCTTTTAAGTATATGTGGTCCAAGCTGCAGAAGTTCTATGTGCTTCATATGCTTACTTTTCTTGTGGTTCTCTGCTACATGGAGCGCCATGGATTCAAGTATCCCGACGGAGTTCATGGATTTATCCGTGATGTATTCCTGAATATAACGCTTCTGAAAGGCTGGTATGATCCGGCTAAGTTTACCTTTAACGGGGTGACCTGGTTTCTCTCCTGTATCCTTTTTATTTATTTCTGTGTACCCCATATTATTGATTTCTTTAAATCTAAAAAATGGAGGGGTACTGCCCTTCTTTCATTCCTTATCCTGTTTATGCTGAAGATGACTTTTGATACTATGGGATACAAAATGGGTATGAACCCCTGGTCCGGTGTCTTTGGCTGGTACTGCAATCCGGCCTACCGTCTCTTTGATTTTCTCTTGGGCTATACGGGCTTTTTGGTACTGAGCGGATTTTCTGGAGAATTGTCAAAGAAGAAGGCTTCGTTGCTTCAGGTCAGCATGCTTATCTTTTACTTTGCAGCCTGCAGGCTGTTTGATACGCAGTGGGTACCGGCACCATTTATCCTGCTTACGGTTCTATTGATTTTCACGTTTACATTGTCCGGAGGGATCTTTGACAAACTGTTTGGTAATAAGCTTCTCATCCATCTTGGTAATATTAGTTTCGAATTGTATATCGTACACCAGGTCAATATTAATCTGATGAACCATATATTGGATGAGCTGCTGGATCATAATCATCTGGCTGTATTCCTGATATTGCTGGTGATATCTATACTCATGGCAGAATTTTTTTATTGGAAACCTGTGAAAGAATTTATTACAAAGACTATTTGGTGA
- a CDS encoding AAA family ATPase, which translates to MITYFSMEGFLSIKKKVELYFVPKPHTRITNTRFEDNFIHTPKYKLMKAAVLFGMNASGKSNVLLGMKHLISMINHGLNLGAVDDMRRNLINFDCKTVAFEIGLYDVKSDQDYVYQIAYDCEKIVSEKLVLNGQEIFSFSGGKLSITNLSGIKERDALIRLFSGVSTELYLLKLKDYMGEYITSFQKLAAAVKTNIRDIVPMLDRDNIRVVNEERKGFWENNKKRILSVFHMLDGTITDIGFEKIQADRYEVLIFRGKNKYHLGIESKGIQKICHLMDVLITNMINGEVLAVDELDSSISTGSLIELFNDLINTKENKGQFIITSHNPFLMNQNIFHPQQLYIVNKKSDLSSEIYSFDDFDLRNDKNKLYEDYLKGRFGGAGE; encoded by the coding sequence ATGATTACATATTTTTCTATGGAAGGCTTTCTTTCTATTAAGAAAAAGGTGGAGCTTTATTTTGTTCCCAAACCTCATACGCGGATTACAAATACCCGTTTTGAAGATAATTTTATCCATACGCCAAAGTATAAATTAATGAAAGCGGCTGTTCTCTTTGGAATGAATGCATCCGGAAAGTCTAATGTGCTGCTTGGCATGAAGCATCTTATTTCAATGATTAATCACGGATTGAATTTAGGTGCTGTTGATGATATGCGTCGAAATCTGATTAATTTTGATTGCAAAACAGTTGCTTTTGAAATCGGTTTATATGATGTGAAAAGTGATCAGGATTATGTGTATCAGATTGCCTATGACTGTGAGAAAATTGTTTCCGAAAAATTGGTTTTAAACGGACAGGAAATTTTTTCTTTTTCTGGCGGGAAATTATCTATCACAAATCTGAGCGGTATAAAAGAGCGGGACGCCCTTATCCGGTTATTTTCCGGTGTTTCTACGGAATTATATCTGCTGAAGCTGAAAGACTACATGGGGGAGTATATTACTTCTTTCCAAAAATTGGCCGCCGCCGTAAAAACAAATATCCGGGATATTGTACCTATGCTGGATAGGGATAACATCAGAGTTGTGAATGAAGAACGCAAGGGCTTTTGGGAAAATAATAAAAAGCGTATTTTATCTGTTTTTCATATGCTGGATGGAACGATTACGGATATCGGATTTGAAAAAATCCAGGCGGACAGATATGAAGTTCTTATTTTCCGGGGAAAAAATAAATACCATTTGGGAATAGAATCCAAAGGGATTCAAAAGATATGTCATTTAATGGATGTTTTGATAACCAATATGATCAATGGGGAGGTACTGGCTGTTGATGAGTTGGACTCTTCCATCAGCACGGGTTCTTTGATTGAATTATTTAATGACTTGATAAATACGAAGGAAAATAAGGGCCAGTTTATTATTACTTCTCATAATCCTTTTTTGATGAATCAGAATATTTTTCATCCCCAGCAGTTGTACATTGTGAATAAAAAATCTGATTTGTCATCGGAAATCTATTCTTTTGATGATTTTGATCTTCGTAATGATAAAAATAAATTATATGAAGATTATCTTAAAGGAAGGTTTGGTGGGGCCGGTGAGTAG
- a CDS encoding HAD family hydrolase produces the protein MILKDRDRKEVYIVRTARREIEGRPVLAVCYDFDRTLSPENMQDGYIRAVDYDVDSFWAESNRLAEDHCMDQNLAYMYKMLQSARGKEILNKERLKQYGGKVRLYDGIKGWFRRINAYGEKRGILVEHYIISSGLREIIEGTAIAKDFTHIYASSFYYNEHGEPCWPAQVINYTNKTQFLFRIEKGILDINDNAVNDHFVEGELRVPFRNIVYIGDSATDIPCMRLVNSLGGHSVGVYDLKNTASKDTVRRMIRDERIRYYVPADYTKGSEMDTLMHQIIDKTAAYEVLEEKHLRDRKEAVAKY, from the coding sequence ATGATTTTAAAAGACAGGGATAGAAAGGAAGTGTACATCGTGAGAACAGCGCGCAGGGAAATAGAAGGCAGGCCTGTGCTGGCGGTCTGCTATGATTTCGACCGGACGCTTTCCCCTGAAAATATGCAGGACGGATATATCCGTGCCGTGGATTATGATGTGGACAGCTTTTGGGCGGAATCGAACCGGCTGGCGGAAGACCACTGCATGGATCAGAATCTGGCGTACATGTATAAAATGCTTCAAAGCGCCAGAGGGAAAGAAATACTGAACAAGGAACGGCTGAAACAGTACGGCGGCAAAGTCAGGTTGTACGACGGCATTAAAGGATGGTTCCGCCGGATTAATGCCTATGGGGAAAAACGGGGTATCCTTGTGGAGCATTACATCATTTCCTCCGGGCTGCGGGAAATCATAGAAGGGACAGCGATTGCGAAAGATTTCACCCATATTTACGCCAGTTCCTTTTATTACAATGAGCATGGAGAACCCTGCTGGCCGGCGCAGGTGATCAATTACACGAATAAGACACAGTTCCTTTTCCGCATAGAGAAGGGAATCCTGGATATCAATGACAATGCGGTGAATGACCACTTCGTAGAAGGCGAGCTGCGTGTCCCGTTCAGAAATATCGTATACATCGGCGACAGTGCCACAGATATCCCCTGTATGCGCCTTGTCAATTCACTGGGCGGCCATTCTGTCGGCGTCTACGATTTGAAAAATACGGCCAGCAAAGATACGGTGCGCCGGATGATCCGGGACGAACGCATCCGTTACTATGTACCGGCAGATTACACAAAAGGAAGTGAAATGGACACGCTCATGCACCAAATTATAGACAAAACGGCAGCCTACGAGGTGCTGGAGGAGAAACATTTGAGGGACAGGAAAGAAGCGGTAGCAAAGTATTGA
- a CDS encoding flavin reductase family protein, giving the protein MKKHFKPNTWLYPQPVLVIASYGADGTADGMVAAWGGIYDTNRVGFMLDHTHKTVANLLEKKAFTVSMATVSTMAEADYLGIVSGNRVPDKVARAGLHAVKSEFVDAPVLSEFPLTLECKVSKVTKVGEDYHFVGDIVNILVDEDILTDGKIDVKKLQAITFDPAGGKYIALGDAVGNAYREGRKYME; this is encoded by the coding sequence ATGAAAAAGCATTTTAAACCGAATACCTGGCTGTATCCGCAGCCGGTACTTGTGATTGCCTCTTATGGCGCGGACGGAACGGCGGACGGTATGGTGGCTGCCTGGGGCGGGATTTATGATACGAACCGGGTAGGATTCATGCTGGATCATACCCATAAGACTGTGGCGAATCTATTGGAAAAGAAAGCCTTTACCGTAAGCATGGCGACCGTTTCTACGATGGCGGAAGCGGATTATCTGGGAATCGTATCGGGAAATCGTGTACCCGATAAGGTGGCGCGCGCCGGACTTCATGCGGTGAAGAGCGAGTTTGTTGACGCGCCGGTGCTTTCGGAATTTCCTTTGACCCTGGAGTGTAAAGTGTCCAAGGTGACGAAGGTAGGCGAGGATTACCATTTCGTTGGGGATATCGTGAATATCTTGGTCGATGAGGACATTCTGACCGATGGAAAGATTGACGTGAAGAAATTACAGGCGATTACCTTTGATCCGGCCGGCGGGAAGTATATTGCTCTCGGTGACGCGGTAGGAAACGCGTACCGGGAAGGCAGAAAGTATATGGAGTGA
- a CDS encoding MlaD family protein has translation MTKEVKTGMMAFIILVVAMAVFLFVRPKDWFDGNYFRMTASFSSVQGIKKGNEVRYAGVRVGEVSKISTEGNEGILEMRIKKDAQIPLDAEFTVSQSGVIGDYYVDIRGGHFDGSYFGEGMRAGEKRSNRLDQMMERAKKLMDSAAQMKENIGKMEGK, from the coding sequence ATGACAAAAGAAGTAAAAACCGGCATGATGGCGTTCATTATTTTGGTTGTTGCTATGGCGGTGTTTCTTTTTGTCCGTCCGAAAGATTGGTTTGACGGGAATTATTTCCGCATGACAGCATCCTTTTCCAGTGTACAGGGGATCAAAAAAGGAAATGAAGTGCGTTATGCCGGTGTCCGTGTGGGGGAAGTGTCCAAAATTTCCACGGAAGGAAATGAAGGGATTCTTGAGATGCGTATAAAGAAAGATGCGCAGATTCCTCTGGACGCGGAGTTTACCGTTTCGCAGAGCGGAGTGATTGGTGATTATTATGTGGATATCCGTGGCGGTCATTTTGACGGTAGTTATTTCGGGGAGGGGATGCGTGCCGGAGAAAAAAGATCGAATCGTTTGGATCAGATGATGGAAAGAGCGAAGAAGCTGATGGATTCCGCAGCGCAGATGAAAGAGAATATAGGGAAGATGGAGGGAAAGTAG
- a CDS encoding YitT family protein: MGANIRKHWNDPVCIQRVLFILVITLIGTFIYAAGLNIFLVPHHFLAGGVTGIAMILYYLMDIPIGLSNLVLNIPVLILSLKFMGKFYTVVTILSTVSLSLFIDLTAFMADWCVISNPLVAAISGGVVLGAALGLLYRYNSNSGGLDVIGAVIKKFYNLEIGYVVFGLNFIIIMSSAWIFTLEPAICTLIAMYINATVSSRIVIGFAQRKAAFIVSDKPLEVADTILRNIHHGATLLYGQGGFSGKDKKIVFAIVDLTQVTKLRHFIEDIDPHAFLFIMNTTDVIGRGFTSPLTPKLPGTTRYTFGADGKMTPTRSWSWEMEQESHK; encoded by the coding sequence GTGGGCGCCAATATCCGTAAGCATTGGAACGATCCTGTCTGCATACAGCGCGTTCTCTTCATACTTGTCATCACCCTCATCGGCACTTTCATCTATGCCGCCGGACTCAATATATTCCTTGTTCCCCATCACTTCCTCGCAGGCGGTGTCACAGGCATCGCCATGATTCTCTACTACCTCATGGACATTCCCATCGGCCTGTCCAATCTGGTACTGAATATACCTGTGCTCATTCTGTCCTTGAAATTCATGGGAAAATTTTATACGGTCGTCACCATTTTAAGCACAGTGAGTCTGTCGCTCTTCATCGACCTCACCGCTTTCATGGCGGACTGGTGTGTCATCAGCAATCCTCTTGTCGCTGCCATATCGGGGGGCGTTGTCCTCGGCGCCGCCCTGGGACTTCTCTACCGCTATAATTCAAACAGCGGAGGCCTCGACGTCATTGGCGCGGTTATCAAAAAATTTTACAATCTGGAAATCGGCTACGTCGTCTTCGGCCTGAACTTCATCATCATCATGTCCAGCGCGTGGATCTTTACACTGGAACCTGCCATCTGCACCCTCATCGCCATGTACATCAACGCCACCGTTTCCAGCCGTATCGTCATCGGTTTCGCCCAAAGGAAAGCGGCTTTCATCGTTTCCGACAAACCGCTTGAAGTGGCGGACACCATTCTAAGAAATATTCATCACGGCGCCACCCTCCTCTACGGACAGGGCGGGTTCAGCGGAAAAGACAAAAAAATCGTTTTCGCTATCGTGGATCTGACGCAAGTCACCAAGCTGCGCCATTTCATCGAGGACATAGACCCCCACGCCTTCCTCTTCATCATGAACACCACCGACGTCATCGGCCGCGGCTTCACCAGCCCCCTCACGCCGAAACTCCCCGGCACCACCAGGTACACCTTCGGTGCTGACGGAAAGATGACTCCCACCCGCTCATGGAGCTGGGAAATGGAACAGGAATCCCATAAGTAA
- a CDS encoding Fur family transcriptional regulator translates to MDSFEEILQKKHLKRTKARVMILKVLQKSLPMTAGDVYEAVRKRDTKLSLSTVYRNCEALAKKGLLLRSTMLADGLTRYEYTQGDHVHHAVCLSCNKIFPVDVRLEPEYKDRLAKENGFEVTEHRVEIYGFCKECKARGMDKEFKERMI, encoded by the coding sequence ATGGACAGTTTTGAGGAAATACTTCAAAAGAAGCATTTAAAACGTACGAAAGCGCGTGTCATGATCTTGAAGGTGCTCCAGAAGAGCCTGCCGATGACCGCGGGGGATGTATATGAAGCGGTGCGGAAGAGAGATACTAAGCTCAGTCTTTCTACGGTGTACCGTAATTGTGAAGCGCTGGCAAAAAAGGGACTGCTTCTCCGTTCGACGATGCTTGCTGACGGATTGACGAGGTATGAATATACGCAGGGCGACCATGTGCACCACGCGGTGTGCCTGTCGTGCAATAAGATTTTCCCTGTCGATGTTCGTCTGGAACCGGAGTATAAAGACCGTCTGGCGAAAGAAAACGGATTTGAAGTGACGGAGCATCGTGTGGAAATTTACGGTTTTTGCAAAGAATGCAAGGCGCGGGGCATGGATAAGGAATTTAAAGAACGGATGATTTAA
- a CDS encoding SPFH domain-containing protein, which produces MGLIKAGMGAVGGVLADQWKEFFYCDSMPPDVLMMKGQKRTGGRSSNTSGEDNIISNGSVIAVNNGQCMMIVEQGKVVDLCAEPGEYTYDQSSEPSLFTGGLNKESVIAVFKQMGRRFTFGGDTGKDQRVYFFNTKEIVGNKYGTPSEIPFKVVDADTGLKLSVRIRCFGEYSYKIVDPILFYTNVAGNASDSYERSQIDGQLKSELLTALQPAFAKISAQRIDYTDLAGHTFEIAEALNEVLSKKWTELRGLAIVSFGVNSVKANEEDEAKIQKIQMGMAMSNPAMGAGVLVDAQSDAMRTAAGNEGGMGAAFGFMGMNMAGAAGGMNASNLYGMAGQQQQQMPQQAPSPAPAPAPQPAGWKCAECGTGGNTGKFCANCGKPAPAPAAEWTCAECGTKNTGKFCANCGKPAPAADWTCSECGTQNKGKFCANCGHPRP; this is translated from the coding sequence ATGGGTCTTATTAAAGCAGGAATGGGCGCGGTCGGAGGCGTACTGGCCGATCAGTGGAAGGAATTCTTCTATTGTGACAGCATGCCGCCTGATGTCCTCATGATGAAAGGACAGAAACGGACCGGCGGCCGCAGCTCGAACACAAGCGGAGAAGACAACATTATTTCCAACGGATCCGTCATTGCCGTCAATAACGGGCAGTGCATGATGATTGTGGAACAGGGCAAGGTCGTCGATCTCTGCGCTGAACCGGGAGAGTATACCTACGATCAGTCATCGGAACCGTCGCTCTTCACGGGCGGTCTGAATAAGGAAAGCGTCATCGCCGTATTCAAACAGATGGGGAGACGTTTTACCTTTGGCGGCGATACGGGGAAAGACCAGCGCGTTTATTTCTTCAATACAAAGGAAATTGTCGGGAACAAGTACGGTACGCCCAGCGAGATTCCGTTCAAGGTGGTTGATGCGGATACCGGGCTGAAATTATCCGTCCGTATCCGCTGTTTCGGTGAATACAGTTACAAAATCGTAGATCCGATCCTCTTTTACACCAATGTGGCAGGCAACGCGTCGGACAGTTATGAGCGTTCCCAGATTGACGGCCAGCTGAAATCGGAACTGCTTACGGCTCTCCAGCCGGCATTTGCCAAGATTTCTGCCCAGCGCATCGACTATACCGATCTGGCGGGACACACGTTTGAAATTGCCGAGGCTCTGAATGAAGTGCTTTCCAAGAAATGGACGGAGCTCCGCGGCCTTGCTATCGTTTCTTTCGGTGTGAACAGTGTCAAGGCCAATGAGGAAGATGAAGCGAAGATCCAGAAGATCCAGATGGGCATGGCCATGTCAAATCCCGCTATGGGGGCGGGCGTTCTCGTAGACGCACAGTCTGACGCTATGCGTACGGCGGCGGGCAATGAAGGCGGCATGGGTGCAGCATTTGGATTTATGGGTATGAATATGGCAGGCGCGGCAGGCGGTATGAACGCGTCCAACCTGTACGGTATGGCAGGCCAGCAGCAACAGCAGATGCCCCAGCAGGCACCCTCGCCGGCACCTGCTCCCGCTCCCCAGCCGGCGGGCTGGAAATGTGCGGAGTGCGGTACGGGAGGAAATACAGGCAAGTTCTGCGCCAACTGCGGAAAACCCGCTCCTGCTCCTGCAGCTGAATGGACCTGTGCGGAATGCGGTACAAAGAATACGGGCAAATTCTGTGCCAACTGCGGCAAGCCCGCTCCTGCGGCTGATTGGACCTGCAGCGAATGCGGTACGCAGAATAAAGGCAAGTTCTGTGCCAACTGCGGACATCCCCGTCCGTAA
- a CDS encoding zinc finger domain-containing protein, with amino-acid sequence MADTSVSFKCPNCSAPLAYAPGADHVTCEYCGTELSIADLEAFYAAKEENAAKAEEARQKKWDTDGAGKEWSEDEAKILRAFTCSSCGAEIVCDENTIATECCYCGNPTMIAQRYDGALRPDYVIPFQKTKKDAQEAFKNFYNGKLLLPSNFVSQNRVDAIQGMYVPFWLFDSKVTATASYKAKNVNTFVVGKNQITEERVYRCDREGEMKFNRVPMDGSKKMDDTWMESIGPFDYSTMVPFTTAYLAGYLADKYDVPAEEMAPRADELVTNTALAQMDGTVTGYTSCNREDGFVSKDENTVSYALAPVWILSTTYNGTPYTFIMNAQSGKFVGSLPVDKNKASMYTAAAFVVFVPILYFLIKMMFGSL; translated from the coding sequence ATGGCTGATACTTCAGTAAGCTTTAAATGCCCCAATTGCAGCGCTCCTCTTGCATATGCTCCCGGTGCGGATCATGTGACCTGCGAATACTGCGGCACGGAACTGTCCATCGCTGATCTGGAAGCGTTCTACGCGGCGAAGGAAGAAAACGCGGCAAAAGCGGAAGAAGCGCGGCAGAAAAAGTGGGATACTGACGGTGCGGGAAAGGAATGGAGCGAAGACGAGGCGAAAATTCTCCGCGCCTTTACCTGTTCTTCCTGCGGAGCGGAAATCGTCTGCGATGAAAATACGATTGCCACGGAATGCTGTTACTGCGGAAACCCGACGATGATTGCCCAGCGTTATGACGGCGCTCTGCGTCCTGACTATGTGATTCCGTTCCAGAAGACGAAAAAGGATGCCCAGGAAGCCTTTAAAAATTTCTACAATGGGAAATTACTCCTGCCGTCCAATTTCGTCAGCCAGAACCGGGTGGATGCGATTCAGGGCATGTATGTTCCTTTCTGGCTCTTTGACTCCAAAGTCACCGCTACCGCCAGCTACAAAGCGAAAAACGTAAATACTTTCGTTGTCGGAAAGAATCAGATCACGGAAGAAAGGGTTTACCGGTGCGACCGTGAGGGAGAAATGAAATTTAACCGGGTACCTATGGACGGCAGTAAGAAAATGGACGATACATGGATGGAAAGTATCGGACCTTTCGATTATTCCACCATGGTTCCTTTTACCACGGCATACCTGGCAGGGTACCTGGCCGATAAGTATGATGTGCCGGCGGAAGAAATGGCGCCCCGCGCCGATGAGCTGGTAACAAATACCGCGCTTGCGCAGATGGACGGTACTGTCACCGGTTATACAAGCTGTAATCGGGAAGACGGTTTCGTGTCCAAAGATGAAAACACCGTTTCCTATGCCCTTGCGCCGGTATGGATTCTTTCCACCACTTATAACGGCACGCCGTACACTTTCATTATGAACGCCCAGAGCGGCAAGTTCGTGGGAAGCCTGCCGGTGGATAAAAATAAAGCATCCATGTACACGGCGGCGGCATTTGTCGTCTTCGTTCCCATCCTTTACTTCCTCATTAAAATGATGTTCGGTTCTTTATAA
- a CDS encoding TPM domain-containing protein → MKKIFQILAMLLAVLFLPVMSDAAEMPSFHDGADIVKGEAAAEVKNALEAVEKKHNVRIAVVTQPSVKGMKIGDYADKLLGTVIKGGEKGNMVLVLDMQERDWYIATDPKMKAMITNDIGIKLMKDAFVSKLSAGNYAEAFKAYAEKADFLISYYEKEGKAYDPDDQFSFLGLGIAAVLSLLGAFGVRNYLIGTMSNVAPGVNASHYLDKDSFAVTGENDYYLYTNRIVTPLPEKKDDGVVGAGGSMGGGNGGNGGGGGKF, encoded by the coding sequence ATGAAAAAAATATTTCAGATCTTAGCGATGCTCCTTGCCGTCCTCTTTCTGCCCGTGATGTCTGACGCGGCGGAGATGCCGTCTTTCCATGACGGGGCGGATATCGTGAAAGGCGAGGCGGCCGCGGAAGTAAAGAACGCATTGGAAGCGGTAGAGAAGAAACATAATGTCCGTATCGCTGTTGTAACCCAGCCCTCCGTGAAGGGAATGAAAATCGGCGATTATGCCGATAAACTTCTCGGCACTGTGATCAAAGGCGGGGAAAAAGGGAATATGGTTCTCGTTCTTGATATGCAGGAACGCGACTGGTACATTGCCACCGATCCCAAAATGAAGGCGATGATTACCAATGATATAGGCATCAAACTTATGAAAGACGCCTTTGTAAGCAAGCTTTCCGCAGGGAATTACGCGGAAGCGTTCAAAGCTTATGCGGAGAAGGCAGACTTCCTTATTTCCTACTATGAGAAAGAAGGGAAAGCGTATGATCCTGACGATCAATTCAGTTTTCTCGGACTGGGGATTGCCGCTGTCCTTTCCCTGCTCGGCGCCTTTGGCGTAAGGAACTACCTGATAGGAACGATGAGCAATGTGGCGCCCGGTGTGAACGCTTCCCACTATCTTGACAAAGACAGTTTCGCCGTGACCGGTGAGAATGACTACTACCTCTATACCAACCGTATCGTCACGCCCCTTCCTGAAAAGAAAGATGACGGTGTTGTCGGAGCAGGCGGCTCCATGGGCGGCGGAAACGGAGGCAACGGCGGAGGAGGCGGAAAGTTCTGA